The following proteins are encoded in a genomic region of Arachis ipaensis cultivar K30076 chromosome B02, Araip1.1, whole genome shotgun sequence:
- the LOC110267810 gene encoding uncharacterized protein LOC110267810 isoform X1 — protein MLPPKLLAATSDRAFAAGERCCHRKPPLKPVYVGNCRRNPCLLGLGSGIYALKLRLLLNHRSFGECRSCRLIGSEGHCCFVSRVLLPRFLMPLLILSDNKQGCCRCCKIENKQKRN, from the exons ATGCTGCCTCCAAAGCTTCTGGCCGCGACTTCTGATCGCGCCTTTGCCGCCGGAGAGCGCTGCTGCCACCGAAAACCGCCTTTGAAGCCTGTGTATGTTGGAAACTGCCGCCGGAACCCCTGTCTTCTtg GTTTGGGTTCCGGTATTTATGCGTTGAAATTAAGGTTGTTATTGAACCACCGGAGCTTCGGGGAGTGCCGGAGCTGCCGCCTGATCGGTTCAGAGGGTCACTGCTGCTTTGTTTCTCGTG TGTTGTTGCCGCGATTCTTGATGCCGCTGTTGATATTGTCTGATAATAAACAAGGTTGCTGCCGTTGCtgtaaaattgaaaataaacaaaagaggaATTGA
- the LOC110267810 gene encoding uncharacterized protein LOC110267810 isoform X2, producing the protein MLPPKLLAATSDRAFAAGERCCHRKPPLKPVYVGNCRRNPCLLGLGSGIYALKLRLLLNHRSFGECRSCRLIGSEGHCCFVSRGCCRCCKIENKQKRN; encoded by the exons ATGCTGCCTCCAAAGCTTCTGGCCGCGACTTCTGATCGCGCCTTTGCCGCCGGAGAGCGCTGCTGCCACCGAAAACCGCCTTTGAAGCCTGTGTATGTTGGAAACTGCCGCCGGAACCCCTGTCTTCTtg GTTTGGGTTCCGGTATTTATGCGTTGAAATTAAGGTTGTTATTGAACCACCGGAGCTTCGGGGAGTGCCGGAGCTGCCGCCTGATCGGTTCAGAGGGTCACTGCTGCTTTGTTTCTCGTG GTTGCTGCCGTTGCtgtaaaattgaaaataaacaaaagaggaATTGA
- the LOC110267810 gene encoding uncharacterized protein LOC110267810 isoform X3 produces the protein MLPPKLLAATSDRAFAAGERCCHRKPPLKPVYVGNCRRNPCLLGLGSGIYALKLRLLLNHRSFGECRSCRLIGSEGHCCFVSREKCCCRDS, from the exons ATGCTGCCTCCAAAGCTTCTGGCCGCGACTTCTGATCGCGCCTTTGCCGCCGGAGAGCGCTGCTGCCACCGAAAACCGCCTTTGAAGCCTGTGTATGTTGGAAACTGCCGCCGGAACCCCTGTCTTCTtg GTTTGGGTTCCGGTATTTATGCGTTGAAATTAAGGTTGTTATTGAACCACCGGAGCTTCGGGGAGTGCCGGAGCTGCCGCCTGATCGGTTCAGAGGGTCACTGCTGCTTTGTTTCTCGTG AAAAGTGTTGTTGCCGCGATTCTTGA